The genomic region ttattattaccattattacctttagtcttattattaatattatttagtttattattttttaatagaaatatagatattattactaataatataattatcaattattaaaaattaaaataatatatggaAACTGTTATATCACGCGTATATTTTGTTATATGTCATAATCTACTTTATTTTCTTTaacttcttcttcttgtttgaGAACTCCATGTCTGCCTTATATTATACGTCAAATTCACGAATCTATTAGAATCAAATTTAACTGTTAAAGCATGATTCAACCACATTATGTAAACCTCCTAATGCTATTCAAGAAAAtgaaacaaaaacagaaaaaaaaagaaaaaaaaaaagaaaacaaaccGGTACCTGCTCGTaagccttttttttttcttttcaaaagctGATTTCGTATCAATttccaaaaactaaaaatgcagtctCGTTAGTAATTTAtagcttaaactatctgcaaaagcccATTTTCTAATTTTTCCTATCGAActccaatttcgaagtcaaaggtttttgaaataaaagtcaactgTTGTTCTTGGATCAAATTCGAGGTATGTGATACAAAttgagttcaattgatgatttcaatagtttCCTTAATCGATTTACAAACactttcatgttaaaatcttagCCTAAAAACATtcgaaatttaaaaatcaaattttttttttcataacaACGACGGgactgtttattttttttttgttctttatattttttttaattaacttaAGGTTCATTATTGATCTAGTATCTTTCGGTTTCAAGTCCAAAACAACTTAGAAAAATCGTTGTTAGTAATCGTGGTGCCTGCTGTCAAATTAACTTGTAAGGAAGAAGATGAATAAACACAATATGGGTTATAAGGTTATGGGTTGGGAGATTTTCATAAatggggcaacagcccaatggttaagAGTGTAGGCAGGGAgcgggaggtctcaggttcgatccTGGGTTgtggcgttttctttttagaagaccctttgaggtagttttaatttctaaaaattattattattaccattattattattattattgttaatagtaatttcattattgttattattgataatacaattaatattggtttgtattatcattatttgtttGTATTACTAATATGCATAAAgaaaattagtgttattattacaaaaattataactattattattatgaatgtcattactgatatatgtattattattattaacatgttaggattagtattattatcattaatatgaaaacaataaaatgtattattactttctttaattagtatcattttataattattagtattatttattaataatattattactattattagtagtatcaatattaataaggttattattattagtaactcactaatgttaaaaactatcatttttttaacaaataattaattttgtatataaaatgcatttagtacatatactataactatattaatatttcatataactatataaattaacattatctagataaataattacaggtaacaaactattgattttcaaacataataataataatatatatatgtagatatatatatatatgaatataactaaatgaataaatattaatcatttcaaactatatatatacaaaataaatgtatataacatataatttaagatataatataagtatatgtttttaaatagaatttaaaataaattctatataactacaaatatatatataaataatatacattaataaataaaattatgtgatttccattatacatttttaatatatacatccaaatgatataggttcgtgaatccgaggccaaccctgcattgttcaattgttcaatatagtcatatgtatttttactacaaaatacattaggtgagtttcatttgattcccttttactctttatatttttgggctgagaatacatgcgctgttttataaatgatttacgaaatggacacaagtgatcgaaactacattctatggttggattatctaatcgaatatgccctttttatatagtctggtaatctaagaattagggaacagaaaccctaattgacgcgaactctaaagatagatctatcgggcacaacaagccccatccaaagtaccggatgctttagtactttgaaatttatatcatgtccgaaggaggatcccggaatgatggggatattcatatatgcatattgtgaatgtcggttaccaggtgttcaatccatatgaatgatatttttgtctctatgcatgggacgtatgtttatgagaaatggaaatatgaaatcttgtggtctattaaacttatgaaatgattatttatgttaaactaatgaactcactaaccttttggttgacactttaaagcatgtttattctcaggtatgaaagaaatcttccgctgtgcatttgctcattttaaagatattacttggagtcattcatgacatatttcaaaagatgttgcattcgagtcgttgagttcatcaagattattattaagtcaattatagttagatatataatgaaatggtatgcatgccgtcaactttcgatgtaatgaaagattttcttttcaaaaacgaatgcaatgtttgtaaaatgtatcatatagaggtcaagtacctcgcgatgtaatcaactgttgtgaatcatttataatcaatatggactttgtccggatggattaggacgggtctttacactcaACATGTCCCTTACAGTCATCTCTAGACGATATGGTTTCAAAAGACGCCAATTAATATAACGATTCACAGAAAACGGTTTCTTAATCAGCTCATTGTACCTCCGATGATAAATATTCTTCATATTCTTCATAGTTAGAAAACGGTAACTTAATTATTCTTTCTGTTTTATACTTCATGATTTTCTAACTGTAATTTTTGAATTGGTTAAGCAATTCAAAGTTGAATTGATTAAAGTTGACTTAAAAAGGTCTAAATTTATTGATTAGGGTTAATTTATTGATTAGTGCATTCTTGTCATGATTTGTTGATTAGGGTTCAGTTGTACCAGTTAGGAGACCAGAAGATTAATTTATGGTTATACTTTTATTAGTCTAAATTCCTAATTGGTTGCTGTATTTGCAAGAAAAAGTTACATATAATATAATCAGTAGATGGGCATATGCTAGCTTAAAGGGGATGGACTGTATCATTAATAAGCTAAGATAACTAAATTAATCTTGCATAAAAAAATGACCCACTCCATTTTGACCCgcataacttggattatgagataGTGTGTGGCTGCTATTAAGTTAGTTTTATGTTCTTTAAAGTCAGTTTCTACATCCTGCTCAAGTTGGTTTACAAGTATAAAATTGAAATTTTTGATAAAGAGATCCATTGTAATGTTCAAAAATAAGATAACCTTTGTGCATATAGTTCAACATAGAAACTTGGGTCATCCACAAAAGCTTTATCAGTTAGAAGTTACAACAAAGTGTAGGTTTGTGAATTCGAATATCAAGTAAAAATTATAAACATATATTAATTGCTATGGTGATTAGTCTCTCCCGTTTGATTTATATCTTTATTGTTTGTggtttttctgtttaaataaaggaaaacaaAAAATGGATTTATTTTCTTTAAGATTTCTTCACATCAACAATATTTTAGCTATGTGATTGTGTATCCCCTTCATGCACAACTCCTATCAACTGTGGTTTTTCTTTTATAGATGGTGACTTATTGTGGTATGTGATTGCCAATGTGTTATGTACTTATGTGTATTGCACATTATGTTTGTGATGAACTATaataaactatgtttatatatgtatgtagatCATGTTCTTTGTTGGTTTTTAAGTCGTtgattgtttttttttatttaacatGTGAATGTAGGAAAAAAGTTGGTGAATATGTCCAAGAGTGTTCAACGGGAAGAACCCGTGGATAATGCAGAGAATGAAGAGATTGAAGAAGATGCCACTTCATCTACCAGCAGACAACGTTCTCGTGTGTGGGATTACTTTGATAAATTTGAGCACGAAGGAATTGAAAAGGCGAGATGTACTAATTGTGGTACATTGATTAAGACTCAGTTTGGAACATCTAACATGAGACGACATATCATTAAGTGTTTTAACGTTGTTGAGTCTGATCCACCACAAAAACGTATTCGTTTAGACCAATCGGTTTATCGAGAGTTAGTGGCAACTTCAATTATCGTACACAGTTATCCATTTAAATATGTTGAGCATAAGATAACACGAAGGGTACATAAGTTTTTACATCCGAGTACACAGGCCATCACAAGAAACACGGCAAAGGCGGATGTTCTAAAGATTTATGAGAGAGAAAAGATGACTCTTAAACATGAGTTAGAGAGCATAAAGAGTAGAATTTTTTTACTTCGGATATGTGGACTTCCATTACTAGTGATGGTTATATGGCATTGACTGCACATTATATTGCTGAGACTTGGGTTATAAGAAAGAAAGTGTTAAATTTTCGAGTTATACCCCCTCCGCACGGTGGTACCCTACTTGCAGAGTTTATGATTAACTTTTTGAAAGATTGGGGCATCGAAAAAAAGTTTTCAGTATTACTTTGGATAATGTGTCTTATAATAATGGGTTAATTGAGTCTATGAAGTCTCATTTATCATTAAATGGTGGGTTACTTTGCAATGGGGATTACATGCATGTACGATGTGGAGCGCATGTGCTAAACCTTATTGTGCAAGTTGGATTGAAAGTTATTCAAAGTGCAATTATAAAAATTCGGGAGTCAGTCAAATATGTTAGGGGGAGTGCAATTAGAAAGTTAAGATTTGCCGAATGCATTGATCACCTTTCACTACAGTGTGGAAGACATGTACGTCAGGACATAGCTACGAGATGGAATTCTACATATTTGATGCTTGATTGTGCGTTGGTTTATCGACGGGCTTATGAGCGATTGTAGCTATTAGATCATAATTTTAAAACATGTCCGACACATTTGGAGTGGAGTAGGGTAGAAGGAATCAAAAAGTTCTTAAAACCGTTTTATGTCATTACAACGTTGTTCTCTGGGAGCCGTTATCTGACTTCGAACTTGTACTTTCATAATGTGTGGAGAATTCAACAGTGTATTCAAGAAGAGTTAACGAATTCAGATCTAGTCATAAAAGAGATGGCACATGAGATGAAGGCAAAATTTGCTAAGTACTGGGAGAATTATAGTATGATTTTGTCTTTTGCGATTATATTAGATCCACGATATAAGGCGAAGATAGTGGAATACTGCTTTACCAAACTTGGTATGGAGGATGACGAACTTAGAGCAAAAGTGGAAAGTGTTATCAATGGGTTGAAGAAGTTATACAAAGAATATGATATAAGTTCAAATGTTGGAGGAGTGAGCTCGAAAGTTGGTAAGGATTTATTGGATGAGTTAGATTTATTTCAAAGCAAATTTATCATCCCTGAAAACGAAAAATCTCAACTTGATCAATATTTAGTTGAACCTCCACTTGATAGAAAAAAAGATATCAATGTTTTAGACTATTGGAGGGAAAATCAAGGGAGGTATCCCCAATTAGCGCTTATGGCTCGTGACATCTTGAGCATCCCGATTACCACCGTTGCTTCCGAGTCATCTTTTAGCATTGGGGGTCAAATTATAAGTAAATGTAGAAGTTCATTATTGTCAGAAAATGCCGAGGCTTTGTTATGTGCTCGCGATTGGTTGTTCGATTTAGAAGGTACTTTTTTATATCTTTATTCCATTTTCAATAtgtttttatattataattatttaggGTTTATCTTCTATTAAAATCTGATTCATTTTTTTATTGTGTAGAAGAAGATGAATCGGATGAAGATGAAGTAGATGAAGAACGACTCACAGAAGATATAGAAGCTTTTATCCCAACTGCTAGAAGTAACAATTTTTAATGTCAACAGGTTTGCTAATCTTTGTTTTTTAAaacccaataataataataaatagtgacAATACTGGGGTCTTATTGAATAGACCACTTTATAATttcct from Rutidosis leptorrhynchoides isolate AG116_Rl617_1_P2 chromosome 9, CSIRO_AGI_Rlap_v1, whole genome shotgun sequence harbors:
- the LOC139869061 gene encoding zinc finger BED domain-containing protein RICESLEEPER 2-like, coding for MVTYCGKKLVNMSKSVQREEPVDNAENEEIEEDATSSTSRQRSRVWDYFDKFEHEGIEKARCTNCGTLIKTQFGTSNMRRHIIKCFNVVESDPPQKRIRLDQSVYRELVATSIIVHSYPFKYVEHKITRRVHKFLHPSTQAITRNTAKADVLKIYEREKMTLKHDDGYMALTAHYIAETWVIRKKVLNFRVIPPPHGGTLLAEFMINFLKDWGIEKKFSSHLSLNGGLLCNGDYMHVRCGAHVLNLIVQVGLKVIQSAIIKIRESVKYVRGSAIRKLRFAECIDHLSLQCGRHLLDHNFKTCPTHLEWSRVEGIKKFLKPFYVITTLFSGSRYLTSNLYFHNVWRIQQCIQEELTNSDLVIKEMAHEMKAKFAKYWENYSMILSFAIILDPRYKAKIVEYCFTKLGMEDDELRAKVESVINGLKKLYKEYDISSNVGGVSSKTIGGKIKGGIPN